One window of the Haemorhous mexicanus isolate bHaeMex1 chromosome 15, bHaeMex1.pri, whole genome shotgun sequence genome contains the following:
- the C1QTNF2 gene encoding complement C1q tumor necrosis factor-related protein 2: MISAVLLLWTVPCVANHILGGFAKRELQEGAQLACSLPGPPGPPGPPGVPGTPGTVGRMGFPGKDGKDGQDGDKGEHGDEGPQGRTGNPGKPGPKGKAGAIGKAGPRGPKGLKGNPGKNGAPGKKGPKGSKGEAGLPGPCGCGASRARSAFSVAVSTSYPRERLPIKFDRILMNEGGHYNASSGKFICSIPGIYYFTYDITLANKHLAIGLVHNGQYRIKTFDANTGNHDVASGSTILALKQEDEVWLQIFYSEQNGLFYDPYWTDSLFTGFLIYPDQDYLNEV; the protein is encoded by the exons AtgatctctgctgtgctgctcctctggacCGTGCCCTGCGTGGCAAACCACATCCTGGGGGGCTTTGCCAAgcgggagctgcaggagggtgcCCAGCTGgcctgcagcctgccagggccccccgggccccccggGCCCCCGGGCGTGCCCGGCACTCCCGGCACCGTGGGCAGGATGGGCTTCCCGGGCAAGGATGGCAAGGACGGCCAGGACGGGGACAAGGGCGAGCACGGCGATGAAG GTCCCCAGGGCAGAACAGGAAACCCTGGCAAGCCAGGCCCGAAGGGGAAAGCAGGAGCCATTGGCAAGGCAGGGCCCCGGGGGCCCAAGGGTTTAAAGGGCAATCCCGGGAAAAACGGGGCCCCGGGGAAGAAAGGGCCCAAAGGGAGCAAGGGCGAGGCGGGGCTGCCGGGGCCCTGCGGCTGcggggccagcagagccaggtcTGCCTTCTCGGTGGCCGTGTCCACCAGCTACCCCAGGGAGAGGCTGCCCATCAAGTTCGACAGGATCCTGATGAACGAGGGAGGACATTACAATGCTTCCAGTGGGAAGTTCAtctgcagcatcccagggatTTACTACTTCACCTATGACATCACTTTGGCCAACAAGCACCTGGCCATCGGCCTGGTCCACAACGGCCAGTACCGGATCAAGACTTTCGATGCCAACACCGGGAACCACGACGTGGCCTCTGGATCCACCATCCTGGCACTGAAGCAGGAGGATGAGGTGTGGCTGCAAATCTTTTACTCAGAGCAAAATGGGCTCTTTTATGATCCCTACTGGACAGACAGCTTATTTACTGGATTCTTGATTTATCCTGACCAAGATTATCTCAATGAAGTGTAG
- the LEAP2 gene encoding liver-expressed antimicrobial peptide 2: MHWWKVMAALLLCSLLLSQSHSVSLSPRQPQAQPRSARQRRMTPFWRGVSLRPIGASCRDNSECLTMLCRKNRCLLSTASA, translated from the exons ATGCACTGGTGGAAAGTGATGGcagcccttctgctctgctcactgctgctcagCCAG AGCCACagcgtgtccctgtccccgaggcagccccaggcccaGCCCCGCAGTGCCCGGCAGCGGCGCATGACGCCCTTCTGGAGAGGAGTGTCCCTGAGACCCATCGGGGCCTCGTGCAGGGACAACAGCGAGTGCCTCACCATGCTCTGCAG GAAAAACCGCTGCCTCCTCTCCACGGCCTCGGCATGA
- the GDF9 gene encoding growth/differentiation factor 9 isoform X2 produces MESTWRICVCLYCCLPWLSAGTQCSPRSRGRGGSAEAPGFLAAPEDAASPLSAGLRLPQGAAPAHALLPPLLKVLHDRGPRGWHSEAPRLQPDSRALRYMKRLYRMSATRDGIPKAQRGRLYNTVRLFTPCWECERSPAHLAKGDVHSVDLLFSLDRVTALEHLLKSVLLYSFDTSVPISSSITCICHLSLKEHDFSSQVCPSISHSLAFSLHFDVRKRKWVEMDVTSFLQPLIATNRRNVHMALNFTCLMGDPQGSTKLGNAVNVTLVPPSLLLYLNDTSEQAYHRGSFLGHGRKSSSPLVDPPKGDRGQGNPQGKRASRQRRNENPKAAPASSPHNLSEYLKQFVFPQHECELHNFRLSFSQLRWDRWIIAPHRYSPQFCRGDCPRALGHRYGSPVHTMVQTLIYERLDPAVPRPSCVPAAYSPLSVLTIEPDGSIAYKEYEDMIATRCTCR; encoded by the exons ATGGAGAGTACTTGGAggatttgtgtttgtttgtacTGCTGCTTGCCCTGGCTCTCTGCTGGCACCCAGTGCTCGCCCCGCTCCAGGGGCCGGGGGGGCTCTGCGGAGGCTCCCGGGTTTTTGGCAGCTCCCGAGGATGCTGCCAGCCCGCTCAGCGCGGGGCTGCGGCTGCCCCAAGGTGCGGCACCTGCCCATGCCCTCCTGCCCCCCCTGCTCAAGGTGCTGCACGACCGCGGCccccggggctggcacagcGAGGCGCCGCGGCTGCAGCCGGACTCCAGGGCCCTTCGGTACATGAAGAGGCTGTACAGGATGTCTGCCACCAGGGACGGCATCCCCAAGGCGCAGCGAGGCCGCCTCTATAACACGGTGCGGCTCTTCACCCCGTGCTGGGAATGCGAGCGCAGCCCCGCGCACCTGGCCAAAG GAGATGTTCACTCGGTGGATTTACTCTTCAGCTTGGATCGTGTCACTGCTCTGGAGCACTTACTCAAGTCTGTCTTGCTCTATTCCTTTGACACATCTGTTCCCATTTCCTCTTCCATTACCTGCATATGCCACTTATCCCTTAAGGAACATGATTTTTCCAGCCAAGTTTGTCCCAGCATTTCCCACTCTTTAGCTTTTAGCCTGCACTTTGATGTTAGGAAACGAAAATGGGTGGAGATGGATGTGACTTCTTTCCTCCAGCCTCTGATTGCTACAAACAGGAGGAACGTGCACATGGCTCTGAACTTCACTTGTCTGATGGGTGACCCACAAGGGAGCACGAAACTGGGAAACGCTGTGAATGTGACACTGGttcccccttcccttctgcTGTATCTGAATGACACCAGCGAGCAAGCTTATCACCGGGGGAGCTTCCTGGGGCAcgggaggaaaagcagcagcccGCTTGTGGATCCTCCAAAGGGTGACCGAGGCCAAGGCAATCCCCAGGGTAAAAGGGCCTCTCGCCAGCGAAGGAACGAGAATCCCAAAGCGGCCCCAGCCTCCTCACCTCATAACCTGAGCGAGTACCTGAAGCAGTTTGTGTTCCCTCAGCACGAGTGCGAGCTGCACAATTTCCGCCTGAGCTTCAGCCAGCTGCGCTGGGACCGCTGGATCATCGCCCCGCACCGCTACAGCCCGCAGTTCTGCCGGGGGGACTGTCCCCGCGCCCTGGGCCACCGCTACGGCTCCCCGGTGCACACCATGGTGCAGACCCTCATCTACGAGCGGCTGGACCCCGCGGTGCCCCGGCCCTCGTGCGTGCCCGCCGCCTACAGCCCGCTCAGCGTGCTGACCATCGAGCCCGACGGCTCCATCGCCTACAAGGAGTACGAGGACATGATCGCCACCAGGTGCACCTGCCGCTAG
- the GDF9 gene encoding growth/differentiation factor 9 isoform X1 — MESTWRICVCLYCCLPWLSAGTQCSPRSRGRGGSAEAPGFLAAPEDAASPLSAGLRLPQGAAPAHALLPPLLKVLHDRGPRGWHSEAPRLQPDSRALRYMKRLYRMSATRDGIPKAQRGRLYNTVRLFTPCWECEHRNLFPFPGDVHSVDLLFSLDRVTALEHLLKSVLLYSFDTSVPISSSITCICHLSLKEHDFSSQVCPSISHSLAFSLHFDVRKRKWVEMDVTSFLQPLIATNRRNVHMALNFTCLMGDPQGSTKLGNAVNVTLVPPSLLLYLNDTSEQAYHRGSFLGHGRKSSSPLVDPPKGDRGQGNPQGKRASRQRRNENPKAAPASSPHNLSEYLKQFVFPQHECELHNFRLSFSQLRWDRWIIAPHRYSPQFCRGDCPRALGHRYGSPVHTMVQTLIYERLDPAVPRPSCVPAAYSPLSVLTIEPDGSIAYKEYEDMIATRCTCR; from the exons ATGGAGAGTACTTGGAggatttgtgtttgtttgtacTGCTGCTTGCCCTGGCTCTCTGCTGGCACCCAGTGCTCGCCCCGCTCCAGGGGCCGGGGGGGCTCTGCGGAGGCTCCCGGGTTTTTGGCAGCTCCCGAGGATGCTGCCAGCCCGCTCAGCGCGGGGCTGCGGCTGCCCCAAGGTGCGGCACCTGCCCATGCCCTCCTGCCCCCCCTGCTCAAGGTGCTGCACGACCGCGGCccccggggctggcacagcGAGGCGCCGCGGCTGCAGCCGGACTCCAGGGCCCTTCGGTACATGAAGAGGCTGTACAGGATGTCTGCCACCAGGGACGGCATCCCCAAGGCGCAGCGAGGCCGCCTCTATAACACGGTGCGGCTCTTCACCCCGTGCTGGGAATGCGAGC ACAGGAATCTGTTTCCCTTCCCAGGAGATGTTCACTCGGTGGATTTACTCTTCAGCTTGGATCGTGTCACTGCTCTGGAGCACTTACTCAAGTCTGTCTTGCTCTATTCCTTTGACACATCTGTTCCCATTTCCTCTTCCATTACCTGCATATGCCACTTATCCCTTAAGGAACATGATTTTTCCAGCCAAGTTTGTCCCAGCATTTCCCACTCTTTAGCTTTTAGCCTGCACTTTGATGTTAGGAAACGAAAATGGGTGGAGATGGATGTGACTTCTTTCCTCCAGCCTCTGATTGCTACAAACAGGAGGAACGTGCACATGGCTCTGAACTTCACTTGTCTGATGGGTGACCCACAAGGGAGCACGAAACTGGGAAACGCTGTGAATGTGACACTGGttcccccttcccttctgcTGTATCTGAATGACACCAGCGAGCAAGCTTATCACCGGGGGAGCTTCCTGGGGCAcgggaggaaaagcagcagcccGCTTGTGGATCCTCCAAAGGGTGACCGAGGCCAAGGCAATCCCCAGGGTAAAAGGGCCTCTCGCCAGCGAAGGAACGAGAATCCCAAAGCGGCCCCAGCCTCCTCACCTCATAACCTGAGCGAGTACCTGAAGCAGTTTGTGTTCCCTCAGCACGAGTGCGAGCTGCACAATTTCCGCCTGAGCTTCAGCCAGCTGCGCTGGGACCGCTGGATCATCGCCCCGCACCGCTACAGCCCGCAGTTCTGCCGGGGGGACTGTCCCCGCGCCCTGGGCCACCGCTACGGCTCCCCGGTGCACACCATGGTGCAGACCCTCATCTACGAGCGGCTGGACCCCGCGGTGCCCCGGCCCTCGTGCGTGCCCGCCGCCTACAGCCCGCTCAGCGTGCTGACCATCGAGCCCGACGGCTCCATCGCCTACAAGGAGTACGAGGACATGATCGCCACCAGGTGCACCTGCCGCTAG
- the FABP6 gene encoding gastrotropin has product MAFSGKYEFESDENYDAFVQKIGLPSDKVEMGRNCKIVTEVVQNGNDFTWTLHFPGGRTTTNTFTVGKEADMETMGGKKFKATVKMEDGKLVADFPNYRHVSEICGGKLVETSTSSGVVYKRTSKKIA; this is encoded by the exons ATGGCATTCTCAGGCAAATACGAGTTCGAGTCCGACGAGAACTACGATGCCTTTGTGCAGAAGATTG gTCTCCCCAGTGACAAGGTTGAAATGGGAAGGAACTGCAAGATTGTGACAGAGGTGGTGCAGAATGGGAATGACTTCACTTGGACACTGCACTTCCCAGGAGGCCGCACCACCACCAACACCTTCACCGTGGGCAAGGAGGCAGACATGGAGACCATGGGAGGGAAGAAGTTCAAG GCAACTGTCAAAATGGAAGATGGGAAACTTGTAGCTGATTTCCCCAACTACCGCCACGTTTCAGAGATCTGTGGGGGGAAGCTGGTAGAG ACTTCTACTTCTTCTGGTGTAGTCTACAAAAGGACCAGCAAAAAGATTGCCTAA
- the LOC132334437 gene encoding cytochrome b-c1 complex subunit 8, which translates to MGKHFGNLARVRHVISYSLSPFEQQAFPNVLSHSVPNVGRRFASQVLKVVPPLALGYLIYSWGTQEFERLKRKNPADYEHDQ; encoded by the exons ATGGGGAAGCACTTCGGGAACCTGGCGCGGGTGCGCCATGTCATCTCCTACAGCCTGTCGCCCTTCGAGCAGCAAGCCTTCCCCAATGTCCTGTCCCACAGCGTCCCCAACGTGGGCCGCCGCTTCGCCTCCCAGGTGTTGAAGGTGGTGCCCC CCCTGGCCCTCGGTTACCTCATTTATTCCTGGGGGACGCAGGAGTTCGAGCGGCTCAAGAGGAAGAACCCAGCTGACTACGAGCACGACCAGTGA